The Natator depressus isolate rNatDep1 chromosome 23, rNatDep2.hap1, whole genome shotgun sequence sequence cctcctgttttacactggctgagagtcgctccggtctagagatcagggtggcattattccctctgggagtggaggccccaggagtccagagcaagtggactccctgagggggcccacagcgagagacaggagtgctaaggctcagagaggtgcggttccaggaggtggaggggcttaacccccgagagagagtggacccctgagaagggctgtcacactgaagggggttccccccagggactgTACGGGCCAAGAGTGAGCACAACCTGTGAGTCCGTGGCAGTTATATCCTCCAAGCATTGTTGATATAAAAATAATTGTAGGTATCTCTTAAAATGAAGGCTCCGGCATGTTTGGAATGGCCTAACATcagaataaattataataattgcATGAACAACCATTTCGGTATCAATACCAAGGTCTAGCGCCTACAAGTGTCCATTTGGATGTGTCTATCTGCAAAAGGCATTTATCTGTCACACAAAGGGAATTGGTGGATTCGCCAGCCCTTGAAATCTTTAACTCAGGACTGGATGTCTTTCAACCACAAGTTCTTGCACTGGATGAAGACCACATTGTGGGAGGTTCTCAGGCCTCTGTTATACAGAGGATAAAACTAGATCAGTTGTGCTCGACCTTTTCCAGCTActggacccctttcaggaggctgattggtcttgtgtacccccaaatttcacctcccttaaaaactacttgcttccaaaatcagacataaaaatacaaatgtgtcacAGCTCACTAGTACTGACaaattgtctgtatgaaatgttagtttgtcctgactttgctagggctttttatgtggcctgttgtaaaacgaggcaaatatctagatgggttgatgtaccccctggaagaccctggactagataatcacagtggtcccttctggcctgggaatctatgaatctaagaaagGAATCCTGTTTGGTTGATGTGTTGAAGTTCCTTGTGAAAATCCTCTGCTTGATGTCTGCTGCATAAGTatataagagcagccatactgggtcagaccaatgatccttccagcccagtatcctgccttctgacaggggccaatgccagctgcttcacagGGACTGAACAGAATAGGgtgattattgagtgatccatcctctgttgtccacgCCTTGCTtctggctagggtgaccagagagcaactgtgaaaaaatgggatgggggtggggggtaatagacgcctatataagaaaaagtacccaaaaacgggactgtccctttaaaaatgggacatctggtcaccctacttctggcagtcagcatggggttccatccctgaccagcttggctaatagccactgatgggcctatcctccatgaacttatctaatttattttttaaccccattatatttttggccttcacaacatccccaggcaaggagttccacaggttgcctgtgcgttgggtgaagaaatacttccttgtgtttgttttaaacctgctgcctattaatttcatcaggtgacccttagttcttgtgttaggagaaggagtaaataacacttccttattcactttcttcacaccagtcatgattttatagaccttgatcATATCCCctcatagtcatctcttttccaagctgagcagTCTCAGTCttataaatctctcctcatacgtaAGCCTTTCCatgccctaatcatttttgttgcccttctctgtaccttttccagttccaatatatcttttttgagatggggcgaccacatctgcacgcagtattcatgATGTAgtcgtaccatggatttatatagtggcattatgacattttctgtcttatcatctacccctttcctaatggttccttacACTCTGTTAGGtttctgactgccgctgcacattgagaggatgttttcagagaactagccacagtgACTGCAGATAGTTGAGGCTTGTAACAGCTAATATCTTCCGTGGCTCTGGACAGAAAGCCTGGAATCAACCACGGAAAACTTGTCTCTGGGCCTCTCATCCTTTCATGCGCCCCCTTGTGGGCAGGCATTGTGCCGCAGGTGAGTCTGGCTCGATTTCCCCCTCACTTGGCATATATAAAGATCCAAGCAGGCTTTCTGGTATTAAAGAGCACCCTGCTGTGGAGGGGCTCATTTATTAACGGAAAAGGCCAACAGAAAATATCAGCAAAAGCTGCCTCCCAGCATCCCAGCTGGGAGAGCAAGCCAGTCTCATTCCATCCGTCCCTCGTCTGAGTCCACAGCTTGCCTGCGTCCAGACTCTTCACCAGGGTTCTCTCGACTCTTGGGGTCAGGTCTCTGGCTGCTACCTGGTTAGAATCCTGCCCCAGAGTCCATGGAGATCAGTCCCGTTCCTGTCAGGCTGGGCTTCCTGCCACTGTCTGCGAAAGCCCCTGCTGAGACCTGGCCCGGCTGGATATCTGCCCTCTGAGCTCCTTGCTctaggacagtggctctcaatctttccaggctactgtacccctgtcaggagtctgatttgtcttgcgtacccccaagtttcacctcacttggAGACATGGGGCCTTGCAGTGTGGGGAAATTGGGAGAAAGGTCTGCGATGAGCGGTAACTGCCCCCCATAGGGAtcccctgtgcccccagcccgAGGGCCCTGACAGGCCCCAGGGGATTGGGGGGGATCCCTTCTCCTGcaggctggggggatggggagtcTCCTTCCTGAGGACGTCTCTCTAACCCCAGAAATTCCCTCCCTTGCCCAGAGACAAGGACCTGGAGGCCAGAGCTGCCAGAGTCAGGTGAACTGGAGAccagtggggagggagtgggctTTGATTCTGAAACAGACtgcagacagatagatagattatatggggtatatggggatggatagatagagaggTGACTCGGCCAAGCACAGAGCCCTGACACACTCAGTGGTTTGaacagggaaggggctggaagccaggactcctgggttctctccctgtctctggaAGTGgagtatggtctagtggttagaccgggggggggggcggctaggagccaggactcctgggttctctccctggctctgggaggggaatgggatctagtggttagagcaagtggggggagggggctgggactcGGAAGCTCTTGTTTCAGCTCTGAGGCCCTTGGGGGATGGGCCATGAACAGGCGCTGGCAGAATGCCCAGAGGTAAATGCCCCACAGGCTTCACCCTGAAGcgatgctgccccctcccccaccctggcgatggatgtggggaagggggcagcatcCGTTTTGCTTCCGTTTTGCTTCCTCCCAGCTCCGTCAATCTACGACTCCTCCCTGTCCGTCTCTGTTCTCGCCCCCCCTTCCATCACCTGAGTGTCCGTGGCCTCCCCCCAGGCAAGCCAGGGTGGGTGAAAGGGCTTATGGCCCCACATGAGCACTGAGTCAGCACTGCTGAGCTGTGTGTCATGGCCTCCGTACTGCTCCGAGCTGGGGGGTGGATTGCCTATAGTGGATTGCCTATGGATTGCCTATAGCCGAGCTGGGGAGGATGGGGCTGAGATCACTTCTGCTGCCCCCCAGACTTTGCGTTGAGTGtgaccagctctgcccctgcctgcccaggTCCCAGCTCGGCTGCCCACCTCTCTCCAaacccacccagccccaaacccaCCCACTCCCCAGCACATGCCCTCCAACTCCACCGCCACCACCTCAGCCCCACTGGATCACCCATCCGTTCTCTCCTGCACCCTTCCCCGTCCCCCCCGACCTGGGCTTGATATAGTTGGGGCGATCACCCGGCCATTGGAGGCCAGGTTGAAAATCCCAGAGGCCCTTTCTTGTCACTGGGGGCCAGCAGGGTTCTGGGACTCAGATCTACGAGGTGGGTCCTGGCCTAGGCCGGCTGGAGATGAGGGGCCCGATTCCAAGCTATGCTTGGCCCAGGGATGGGGGAGCTTTAATAAGCtgttgcacccccacccccatcctgagctaAGAGCCCGCCTGGTTGTACTACCTTATGCCCCGCTGCCTGGGGCCATAagaagctcccccacccccaccctggcccATCCCCTATGCTGGGTCCAGGCAATGAATCTAATTACAGGGGTCAATCCGGTTccgccagctccctgcccccaggctgggctgctggGCTGGGTCTTACATGTAACTGAGCACCGGGATTCATCTCGGGGCATCTAAAAAGACGCCCCCCAGCTCCTGGCTTTGAACCAGGGCAGGAGCTCCCCTGGGCAAAGGCCTTCGGGGAAATATCCGGCGCCCCATAGCCTCAGCCGGGAGCTTGCAATGGCAGCTGGCAGCAAAGATaggccagggccaggctgggcagagCGGGGTGCTGCGGAACCTGTCCTGTGGCagtgaggtgtgggaggggcccTCCATCTGGTCTTGGGGAGAGCCTAGCCGGGTGCCAGGAGCTGGTGCCAAACAGGGGGCAACTGAGTGAAGCCCAGCCCACAAAAGCTTCCAGGGAAAGGTGAAGAGCTGAACtgatgggctggggggtgggttaTAATTCTGTCCCCAGCTgccagggcgggggaggggagtcagggtgatttccctgcctctgccagagcCCCTCACCCCAGATCCTGTGAAACCGGATGGCTGATCCCCAATGCCTCTTGACACACATAATCTCAGGGTTTCCCCAAAGCCACGGGGTCAGTGGGGTGAGCAGGTTGGACAGGGCTCCCCATTGCTCTCCAGCGGCTCAGCTTTCTTTGAGTCGGAGTCGGGGTGTCAATCTTTACCTCTTGTTAAGGCTGGGAAGGAAACCTACAAAAAGTGAGCCAATGCACCAGCACTGCCTGggcctgcagagagcctgagcacAACActgtgtgggggaggaagggaatctTCCCAAGTGTGACCAACACAGCGATGCTGCCTGAGGCTGTCGAGAGCCTGAGCCATGAGCCCTGTGAACTGCTCCATATCCGGGTCACagggctgaggctgtggggggatTGGCCATGCTGGGGGTCACTCCTCCCCATGTGGGGGCAGCCGGGCCCTGCAGACTTTGCCCCTGGCCTTGCTGGGCCTTGTGTCGTGCTGAGATTTGGGGGCTTGGCCTCACTGCGGCTTGGCCCTCCGGGCTActgtgttttcccccttccagggtagcaaaATCTCTCCAGACCAACtatccagctgcctttccagGCTGCTCTCTAACCTAAGACTATGCCCCTTTCCCAGTAGCGggcaggggaacccgggcccatgCATTACTCCAgggtccagcccagggaccctctatcCGGCAACCCTGGTCTGCTCACTCCCAGACCCCACTGCTATTTCCCCGTGCTCCTTCCTATGTCTCTCTTTCTTGGTGTTCTGGCCCAGCCGTGGGTGTCCAACTCAAGCTCCCAACTCCCATGGGGTGACTGCAGCCTGCTGTCCCTGTAGCCTGTTTCTGCTggcagcttcctggctttataccagcCTTGCCTGTTTCTTCTCAGATGGGCTCCACCATCAACCCAGGGTCACTTAGCAGGGGCGTGAGGGGGGAAATGTTCCCTGGACCTTGGTAGCTCTTCCAGGCGCCTCCTGCTCCAAACTAGGACAGCCAACTGGCTGTCCTGACACCCCCTATCCACATGCAAACCCTCTCGAGTTGCTTTCAAGATGGGCTAGTTGTGGAATGGGTAGGAGAGAGCAGAACCAGCCAGGCTGGTAGCAGTGGGGAgttcatccccaccccaccccccaatccaTGTCCACCAAATTGGACTGGAGACACCACCATCCATTGGCATCTGCGGCACCTCACCTCCGCCTTAGGGAAATCCCCCGTTCCCCGGCCAGCCAGCTGGATTTCTCAGCAGCTCCAGTGCTGTAGCATGGGGGGGTTTCGGCCATCAGCTCTGCTGGAGGAGCTCCGTGGAGTGATGCTTGTAGGGCATCTGGCCTGGGGTCTGTGGGAAAGACGATGGGGCTAAGAGGCGGGTTGGGCAAAGAGCATTTATTTCAGATCGAGACAGACATTGTTAGCACGATTAGAAAATAGAGGATAACCCCTGAAAAACACAGTGCTAGGAAAACGGGGGGCGGGTGTGGGAAAGGGAGGGAGCACTAGGAGGCCACTCCCATTTCAGCCGCTGTGCCTCTGGCACTGGAGTGGGGCCACTAACAATACAATCTACCAAAGACAAATGTGGTAAAGTACCTGGCACTGCAtgtctcccccaccctgccccagcatgTCCCCGTGCCACGGCAGCGTGACAGAGCCCATCCTCAGAGATCGGCCCCTCCTTGCTCTCTGTGCCCAGTGGAGCAGGTGCCTTGTTGTAAGGAGAGAGGGGACGGCGACCGGGAGCAAACCCAAGTATCCCCCGTGCGGCGTCCATCAGAGAGGAGGCCACAACAGCCCCAAGACACAGTGGGCACAGCTCTCCATGGGGCCCAAAGGCTCCTGGGACAGTCCCCCGAGGTCATGGCCAAGCCACTTGGGATGCCAATTCTACCTCACTGCATGGCCCTGTGGGCATGCCAGCTGCCCCCTTGTTGAGTGGCACATCGGGGACTGGCCACAATCGCACCCCCAGGaagaggcggctgggagctgctggaaggtgACCTGTGGCTGGAGACGCTGCCAACCCCGAGGGGCCAAGCTCCGGTGCCtgtctgaaaaatcagatttGTCAACGAATAATAATTAGGGGGCATGGTCAGGGGGGACGGGACCCACCTTGTGGTTCTGAGCTTGGCTGGGGAAAGCACCGGCTCCCTACGGGTGTGAGAGCATCTGGGGTTCAGCCTGGAATGCACCCCACCCCCTAGGGCTGggggctgcctctctccccacactACCCAGCCTCTCTGCTGTCTGCCCCTGGTTTCCCTGCTTTTTCCTTTCCAACCCTCCACTTGTTCcttcctgcccacccccctcCCGGCGCTCCCCTCACTCTCCTACCCCTCATCTGACCCTGAGCCATtcctcagcctctctctgccacccacccccatctccctctgagccctgcctcctgcccctaCACCTCCATATCTCCctgtccccctcctgccccatgtcCCCTCACGCCCTGCCTCAGCCTTTCCTCCTACCCCTCTTccagcccccccatcctcctcctgcccctgtgATCTCCCTCCTGTCCTTCAGGCTGCCCCCAGCCTCCCTGttgcccccacctgcccctctgaCCTCTCAGCTCTCCACATTTCCCTGCAACCCCCTCCTGCCTCTATATCCCacatccctgctcccccccagatCCCTGTGACCCTTCAACCTTTCTGCCCCCCACattctcctgcccccattcccacaTCCCCCTGCCCTTGTTTCCTGCCCCCTGGCCCCCTCAATGGGTTGCTCTACAGCACAGGCTGGTTTCATTCGTGGCCCCCCCCAAAACAGGAGAGAGCAGCCATTTTGACTGAGGGAAAATGGCCAGCTCccgcagggtgtgtctacactgcacactaagcctggctctgactcaggtttgagccccaGGCCCCCCTGCCGTCCACACACATGTTGGTCTGACTTGGTTCAGCAAGCGCTCAGGGCCCAgggccctgctggggtgggggtgggggtcccagccCGAGTCCTGCTGCGACGCGGGTCTTAGCCCCGGCTTCTTGCAGTCtggatgcagctcaagctgcagcccCAAGGCAGAAGGGCCACGcagtgcagtgtggacatgcTAGCCCAGCTGGGGGATCGGGGCCAGCATTTGTAAACTCAGGTTTACAACGTAGACGGTGTGGGCTTGGACACACAGAGTGCACAGACCCAGCTCCTCCAGAcccaggtttacagtgcagtgtgcACACAGCCTCCATGCGGAGATGGGGCAGAGGCCAGAAATatcctcctgcagcctctgtgctcCTCTGACAACCCCACAGAGACCTGCTGGTCCCACAGCAAGTGCACCCCTCTTCCAAGGTTCGGGATCAAAACCTCCTCCCTCACATGTGCGTCTGTGTTtgtatctctgtctctctcacatacacacacatgcacgagGAGGgttctctctcacacgcacatgCAGGAGAGTTCTCACATGCATGCAGGAGGAGGGTTCTCTTTCACACATGCGCACGaggattctctctcacacacacacaaggtttCGCTCTCTCATACACACGCGGGACACACACAagaaggtttctctctctctctctctccctctcacacacacacatgtttcactctagggttgccaacccttcaggactgtcctggagtatccagaaattaaagattatgtcatgtgatgaaacctccaggaatatgtccagccaaaattggcaaccctatttcactcacacacacacggaagtttcagatacacatacacacaggaggaggtttcacacacacacaaggtttcatacagacacatgcacataggaagtttcacacacacacaggagaggCGGCttcacatacacatgcacacacatggaGGTTTCACACCTGCACACATGGCAGgaagtctctcacacacacttgaGGAGGTTTCACacacacataagaatggccacactggttcggaccaaaggttcatctagcccagtatcctgtctcctgacagtggcctatgccaggtgccccagagggaacgaacagaacagggaatcatcaagtgatccatcccgtcacccattcccagcttctggcaaacagaggctcgggacaccatccctgcccatcctggctaatagccattgacggacctatcctccatgaatgtatctagctctttttttaaccctgttatagtcttggccttcacaacatcctctgccagagttacacacacacacagatatacacACATAAGGAGGTTTATCACACACACTCATGGATAAGTGGGAGGAAGTTTCACACATGACATTTCACATACATGAATGGATGGACATCCACATGAGGTTTCACACACACACGGACAGACAAGGAGGTTTCACAGACACATAAGGAGgtttctcacacactcacacacaaggaggtttctctctctctctctcacacacacacagaggcacaaaaggtttctcacacacacacacgctgttcTTGTCTTGGCACGCTGCCTGTGCGCGCTCTCACACCATGTCTACACTGAGGGAAGCAGCCTGGCCTGGCTGTTCCAGACTAACTTCTCCACGCTGGCTAGTGCCGTCTGACAGAGCTATTCCGGATTCACTCCCTGGACCAGGCTGGCCTGCTCCTGTGAGGGCCAGCACCCTGGGGCTGGCTCGCCCTGCTGGGAAGGAGTGAGGCCAAGCCTGGCAAGGGCTGAGGGGGCTAGCGCCTGTGATCGGCCTGGCAGAGCAGAAGGCATCTGAGCCTGCcaccagggctgggcaggggggttgCTTTGGGGGCAGAGTGATTGTCCTGGGATTGAGTCCCTTTTCCCTCAGAAGAGTGCGCCCACCTGGGGCTGCAGTTTCAGTCAATCTCTCTGTCCGGACGAGGTTTTAGATAGGGCTGGATCATCGTCCGTTCGCAGGGCAGACTGGCTGCGGGGCCGGTGATACTGTGTGCTCCCCAGGGGGCCCACATTACCATCCACGCCCCAAGGATGCCCGGAACCCAACTCTGGGTCAGATCCTCCTGTACGGTCGTTGCAGCAGCTTGGATGTGGGCACAGGGAATGCTGCCCCCCTCTCGGTTCCCAACCCTAGCCCAGGGGGGTAGGAGCATGTCAGTGTGTGTCAGCGGGGGCACCAGCTCTCCCTCCGGGGGACGAGCACCCCAGAGGGTGGCAGTGTGGGAATTGGTGCCCCCTTGGTTCCCATGCCCTCCCCGGAAGATGGCATACTCTGGGAAGAGGTGGCATAGGAGCTGGCACTCCCTGAGTCCCACACCCCCCATGGGCGAGGAGTGCCCCAGCAGGAGTGGGTGTGACAGCTGACACCCCCTCAGTTCCTCATACGGGAGAGACACCCCACAAGGTGGCAGTGTGGGAACTGGTGCCCCCGATTCCCATGCCCTCTCCTCCCATGATGGAGGAGGGCACTGGGGGCGTGGGAACCACTGCCCCTTGGTTCCCACGCTCCACGCCAGGGCAGCTACTCCTGGTGGGTCCTCTGGTGGCGGAGGAGGTGGGAGGTGGCTCCGAAGCCCTTCCCGCAGTCGGCGCACTTGTAGGGGCGCTCGCCGGTGTGAGTGGCCCGGTGTCGGGCCAGGTGGGCGTCGCGGGTGAAGGCTTTGCCGCAGACCCCGCACTCAAAGGGCTTCTCGCCTGTGTGGGTGCCCTGGTGCCGGGCCAGGTGGGCGCTGCGGGTGAAGGCTTTGCCACAGACACCACACTGGAATGGCTTCTCGCCGGTGTGGACAAGCTGGTGCCGGGTCAGGTGGGCGTCGCGGGTGAAGGCCCTGCCACATATGCCGCACTGGTAGGGACGCTCGCCAGTATGGGTGCCATGGTGCCGGGTCAGGTGGGCGTTGCGCCCGAAGGCTTTCCCGCAGTAGGTGCACTTGTAAGGGCGTTCGCCGGAGTGGGTCTCCTGGTGCCGGGCCAGGTGGGCGCTGCGCCCAAAGGCTTTCCCACAGTGGGTGCAGGCGTAGGGGCGCTCACCCGCCGGCGGTGGAGCCAGGGCCGGGCCCTTGCCACGGTGGCTGCAGGCATAGGAGCGCTGCTCTCCGCCTGAGTGGGTGCCCAGGTGCCGGGTCAGGTGGGAGCTGCGCCGGAAGCCCTTGCCGCAGTACGGGCACGTGTTGGCCTTCTCACCCATGGGCGTGGCCGGTGGGGGGCTCCAGCAGCCTGGGGTTATGGGCGTGGCCAATCCTCCAACGAGCCTATGTGCAGCCTGGCTTCGCTACCAGGACTGTTCCCTTTGGCTCCTCCCAGGCAGCTTCAGGGATCCCCTTCTTTCTTCCCTGCTTCCTGTGAGGACAGAGAATCCAGCCGTGAGttgctcctgctgccccattTCTGGtgagaggcagcatggcctagcggATAGAGCACCGGGACTCAGGgcacctggcttctattcccggCTCTGGCCTCCTGGGCGACCatcctgctccgtgcctcagtttccccacttgtacaATGGGGATTACACTACTGAGCTCCATCGTCAAGGGCTTTGAACTCTATGGATGGAAAGCACTgggcattattattaatataggACCAAGGCCCAGCAGCTGAGCCTGGAATCAGCTGTCTCCAGGCTGTCTCACGAGTACATCTGAGTGCCAGCAGAGCTGCTTGGTGGCCGGCTGGCCTGACTGGCTGATGGGGAGCCAGCAGGCCCTTGCTTTGAAGCTCAGCAGCAGGTTGCTGGCTGCTTAACGCTTATGCCCGCCACTGTgactgctcctgccccagtctTGCCTCCCAGCCTTCTTCCTGTCCTGCTCTGGTCTGCTCCTTGCCTGGTTTCTGCTCGGATGGGTGACAGCACAGGAAccagcaccccccacattcccatctTGACAATCAGCTGTGTGAAACTTCGGTTgactggcagttccaaaaaaattggggaaaaacaaATCATTTTTGGGTCaaccccaaaatgattttttttttaaatgttggtgaATCTTTTAAAAATCGAAACAATAATTGTTTTGGGTCAAGTGAAATCTTTCCGTCAATCCAAAACATTTTGAGTCGctttcaagattttttaaaaaaatgcatttgtcttttaaaaataaaatagaaggcAGATCCTAACCGAAAAGTCATTTCAGCCAGCAATTCATATAGAAAATGTCATAAGGAAACTTTGGACTTTTGGGGAATTTTTGTTGTTTATTcccacgcccctccccccccgcgacCAACCATCTGGTGAATCAGACATGAATTCAGGAAGCGTTTTTGGCCTCACT is a genomic window containing:
- the LOC141976260 gene encoding uncharacterized protein LOC141976260, translating into MGEKANTCPYCGKGFRRSSHLTRHLGTHSGGEQRSYACSHRGKGPALAPPPAGERPYACTHCGKAFGRSAHLARHQETHSGERPYKCTYCGKAFGRNAHLTRHHGTHTGERPYQCGICGRAFTRDAHLTRHQLVHTGEKPFQCGVCGKAFTRSAHLARHQGTHTGEKPFECGVCGKAFTRDAHLARHRATHTGERPYKCADCGKGFGATSHLLRHQRTHQE